The Gossypium hirsutum isolate 1008001.06 chromosome D07, Gossypium_hirsutum_v2.1, whole genome shotgun sequence genome includes the window AAGGggcaaactacatattaactcaATAATAAAATATGGGTTCGAATATCGAACCGACAACTTCCAACTCAATACTATAACACAATATAAAAggtataaataaaaagataaggaGAGAGATCCACTTCCACCAGTGTAAAACTAaagttatttttatatcatttcgTATATTTTTGTACGATTAGTATTTTAATGATTCAATTgtcatatttcattcatatatattatgcatatcaaatttgatataaattaaaattttctaactatttgttttatgtaaaatgCTTTCAACCATTCTATAAATATTAACATATACACTTTTTAGATTGATATGATAAGAATATTAGACTGGTTTGAAAGTTTACATTCATGACGAGTACAATTATATTAACAAATTCAACAATTAgatagttaaaatattaatcttaTGATAATATACAAAATGTGGTTTTACATTGATGTAAGTAGATCCCTCCCAAAAAGATAATACATAAATACGATCTTGTCAATATTTAGCCTAATATCATTTTTTAGgcatcaaaatttaaataaatatataacatcttgaatataattaaattatggcATACCCACGAtgtggatgaaaattttatttaataaatatataaaagaaattgatATGAAAACTTAATATAACTTTGATTGAAATCGTAGAATTGAATTAATGAAAACTATGACGCTTTTTGTTCAAATCTCATTATTCCCTAGGAATGGCAACAAGTAAGATATTTGTAGGTATTTTTAACTATTCAAagttaaattttgtaaatttgtcTAAAAATCTAATTCCGCTTATTATCGGTAGGTTATTCAAATATTACTATCCGAATATGAAATTAATACTATTGTCCACTGAATATCAGAATCCAAAGAAAAGAATAGTTCAatattttcaaatcaatttttgcatatccaaatttacaaaatttcgactttgaatttgttaaaaattctttctacatatataaaatcaaaattgtaAACATTTTGTAACAAGTGGATTTGAATATCCGAATTTAAATCCGTATTCATTATCTGAATAAGCAATACAGATTCAAATAATAGATATTCAAGATATTTATCTGCATCAGCTCTAAATTTGTAATtgataataatttcaaaatccaaaTTCGCTCTAAATTTGTAATTGATAGTAATTTCGAAATCCAAATTCGAATAATACTCAAAACCACAATATTCGAATCCGAATCTATAAACTAaaaattgaatattcataaatATCTCAATCAACAATTCAAATTACCATCTatataattcctctcgtgtgtatatatttcttttagatttatcaaaagataaaataaaatagagtagcTTAAGCTGAAATCGATTAATGACTGTCCGATTATCCATTCATTCATTATAACAGTATAGATTATGACAAGTGAAAACACATAAACACCGCATTAATATATGAATTTCCAGGTTTGCAACTCACGTAAAATCCACAACCATAGTAGAAAAACCAAAACAATTTGAGCAAagccaaaaaataaaaacataggaTCTTACAACTTTTCACCTGCATTTTATTCACcacaaataagaaaagaaaaattgccTTCCTGCCTCCCAGCATTTTGCTCATAGCAAATATTCAAACAACCTATATCGACTCAGCTGGATCACAGGTGAAAGGGGTGCAGGAGGTACACATCATGAAAGTCTCATTCGAAGGTTTCGAATTTGAACAAAAGGAGAGCAAGTTAAAAGAGATTAACAAAAATGACATATTAAATCAGTTTCAATCATCATGTGAGGTTTTCGAAGAACCCTGCAAAGAATGTGGTGACGTAACCTGTTGAGGAGGTGGATCATCCGAATTTTTAATCTCCGAGTTCTGATGTTTCTTGCTCACAGAGTCAGTGTTCCATGCCAAATCAGAGAGCTTTGACGGCAGAGGAGCTTCAGACAAATGGGCTGTTGGTGACATTCTTTGATATGGTAAGAGAGACGTATCCAACACGGATAAAGGGACACTTAGACCATAATTATAAGGGCATCCCATGTATGGGTGATCGAATCTGCAAGTTGGCCCATATTTGCAGAGACCATACATAGCATAGCTAGAACATATGGCTTGCCCCTACATATAGAAGAACGAGAAATAATCAACATAATTATTTTGCTTTAAGTGATGGGATTGTTAGAAATGGCCATCTGCATAGCTTCATCAAAACTAATTCACCTGTATGGATACTTAGCTAAATACTTGACAGGGTGAAGACTAGAGGGAAACTAACAGGTCTAGAGGGAAGCCCGAGTGGGCCAATGCTGTTTACTGCTGAATTTGCAATCCTTTCCTTTGGATGATGGTACTTGCAATCAGATCCATATTTGCAAGTGCCTGTGTTCATATAGTACCGACATTTGGGTTGATCAGGTCTTTCAGGAAAATCTGAAGCAGACGTTGATGACAAAAGCATCTGCTCAGTAGAACCTGACTCAGCGGGATTCATCAAGTTGTAAGCGAAATTCGATCCAAGAATACCAGCAGAAGATACAGGACTCATATTTCCCTGATCAGATTTAAATTAGAAATGACCAAAACTAAAATAAGGTGGAATGGGAAATTTTCAAACCACTTTTTAAAACGCAAAAAATGCATTGTATAAGGCAATATAGTTGCAGTAAACTGTCAAATTCATACGTCAAACAATAAAATGCATAGGTTACTTCAAGCATGTCCAAAAAAGAACAGGAGAATATGGGTATAcgaatttgtaaaataaatagtaTTATATTAACGTTTGTCTAAGACAACAGCCACTTGTGTGAATATAAAAAGAGCATGCCCTTACAGATATCCTCAGCAAGCAGCCAGGCAACAATTGAGCACAGATAAGGGCATCTAATGTTCCTAAGGTTGTACTCATTCAAGAGAAATTATGTTTCTGATGGTAAGTGAATTCATATGAAAAATGGAGTAAAGCCAAATTTTATAATAACATCTCAATGCCAACCACTTTCAGTGAGAAAAAGTCAGTGATACCATTCGTAACCGACAAAAATGCTAAAAGCAGGCAACTACAATGCTAGAAACAGATAACTGAAAAAAATACACACAGTAAGTCTTTAtggaaaaaaatgattaattgcTTTCCCTCAGATAAGAAAATGCACATCATGAGTCCTTCCTGATAACCATGCAGAAAACCTTGGGGACCAACCGGTCTTAGCTGCATGTGGTAAAAGAAAGTTCataaacaacttttttttataatcaagACCACATCACTTTATTATCAAAACTGCTAAGGTCCTGCtcttatcacattattcaaatatCCAGTGATTCAacatacaacattcaatttagcTATCTGAAGGCACATAGAGTTGAAAGGAGATCAAGACTGTGTTTATGCTTGCAAAGAAACATGGGGCTTGCTCTGGAAAATGAAATcaacttaaacaaatataaaaatcaGTGCAACATACTTTGCATTTTACACTGTAAAAAAGAAACTCTTTAGAAGGACAGCACCTTGCAGAATTTTAATTGTACTGACCACAAAAATCTGTAGCCAGAATTTCAGATGGGCATTACTGAACATAGGAAGAATTCACTCACCATGTAGGTGCTCCAACCATGAGCAGGAATTGTGTTTTGAGAAGGAGAAAAAACAACAGGCATGTAGCTTTGGGTTTGTACACGTGGTCCAGAGACATGAGGTGGCCTCGGTAGTGACCATGAGGGTAATCCACCAACATATGGCACACCTGATGGTGGCAAAATCGATGATCCCACAGCATTTGCAGGTAAGCCAGCCCCAGGTGATGCAGGCTGGGGATGATGGAACTTGCACGCAACTCCAAACTTGCATGATCCAGTCCGCATGTAATAAGGACATGATTTTTCTTCCTGATAAAAACAGAAACGGCATGAGACAATAGATGGTAAAGGAAgcacacaaaaaagaaaaaaaaaacaaaaaaaagcacCTGACGCATAGGGAGACCAAGAATGTTAAATGTAACAGGTCCGGCCCCATTCCTGTCCTTTGGATGATGATATTTACATGTGGATCCATATTTGCAAGTTCCAGTCTTTAGAAAGTACTGCAAGGTTTAAAGAAAATTTCTACATTAAAATGTTTTCCACTAGAAATACTTTGAACATCAGTTTCCCTGAGAGAGAGAGGGGGGGGGGAGGGGGTTATGCATCACTTCACCAGGTTAAACAAGGAAACATCAGCACAATAGTGAAATTAAGATGATAGTCTCTGCTGTACGATGGGTGAAACAGAATAATCAACGTACAGTACACCACcaataataaaagaaacaacGAAATGATGGCTAgaataatcagaaaattccattTCACTGCATATCATGTTAATATGCATATGTACAAATCTTGTCtgctatatatatacaagagcTACACATACCCAGCAGAAAATGGCAACACAAACATTTCCAGAAAAGGGAGGTTTTATAGGCTATAGCAGGAATCCACTAATCCTAAATGAGAAAGTATATATACCCCACAGTCTGGCTGTCCAATTCTTTCAGGGAGTTCTTCTCTGTATTGCCCATTCTGCACCAAATAACAACATACTCAACCAGTACATCAGCAGAACAACTTTATAAGAGAGAGAGAGGCACGCTGAGGTTAAAAAAACTCCACAAGTGAGATTAAAAAACAAAACTGCAAGTGTTCATTTTACTATACTAAAAATAAAGCAAGAATCTGAATCCACTGGTTTTACATCTTGAAATTATCAGTCACTAAATGTCATCCACTTCAAAAGAAGACAAATAAAAGCTTTGATTACCTGAGCATCATAAACCGGATGATTGAAACGACAATTACTTCCATAACCACATGATCCAGTCCTTAAAAAATAAGAACAATCCGGTTCACCCGGACGATCAGGGTACGAGGCTGATCTAGAAACACCCACCTCTTGATTGTTATCATTAATTTTTAACCGCATAATTGCTTCTGGAAAGAGAGGGTAAAATCCCCAAAATTAACCAAATCAGAATCTCCCAAGAATGCACCAAATGAACCATTTAACAATTGAAATAACAAACTTTAAACCAAATTTACTGCAACCATAATTtacaacaaaaaagaagaagaaagaaataagaaaaaaaaacaattttccGATGCTCCAAAAAAAATATCAAACgtttcaatttaaattaaaatatgaaaagttacTTTTCTGTCCATTACAAAAAGAAATTTATGATTTACACAAGAATTTAAAACATTGATCACAATGGAAAATGATCAAAACAACAGAAAATTTCTTAAAAGAAAACAGAGAAAAAACTATAAAGTAGGATTAGATCTTTGTATAATTTAAAGTAAGATGTAGGGTGCAAAGAATCGGTGTTACCTTCAATTTTATCAGCGGTTTCATTCGACACAGCATTGTTCTGAACTTGCCGATTATCAGGCATCGGTGATGGCAGCACAGAATTTTGTAAAACCGTTTCTTACTTTTTgatcaaaacgaaaaaaaaataatgtaagGGAATAAATCAAAGCAAATGCTGTcggatttcaaataaaaaatctttgattcaatataaaatgatgatgatgataatcaAGAGAGTGAAATaagagagattttttttttcgTGTGAAAACTAAGAAAGAGTTTATAAAGAATCAAAAAGTGAAATCCTCGAAAATATTCCAATTTTTTTcaacataaaatttctttttatctttAGAGTTATGAAAGGGAAATGccgtttatttttcatttttctttaattgcgAAAAACcagaaaatttgtaaaattttgaaaggATTTCATTTCTCAAGTAAGCTTCTTTCAGGTGCAccgataataaattttctttgggtttgggggtgaaaagacATTATTACCCACACATGATGATAAGGGCTAATTGTAACAAACATCCTAAAttgcatcaaattttaaattgatctttAAACTTTAAACTGTTTTAATTCCATCCTAATTTTTTCTTGGATGTTAATTGGTTAGCATTGATCAAGTAGCTTTTGTAATGATATGTCactagggagagctcaatcacgatattATAGTAGAAttacttcgtgactaaatgagctTATAGTTAATAGGTAAAAAGTTAGAATTaatttataaatcatttgagctctAATCACATACGTCCAATTgatccctccactagctcgttgaaaccaaaaatgaattgcatgttgaagaaaatgaataaaaattgatagaaatgataaagttagagaaatgggtaacattcggaaatgaatgttgtttctcactaagtatgaaaatgacttgagaattaatttaagttttttgaattattatttaattaattgaagttcgaaaatggaattaaattaattgaccATTATGAATCCGTTaagtatagaaattaaatatattttctcatagattcttttactaTAAAGTtatcatgattttaatggaattagaatcgggttgagaaaattatttaattgagaaactaattaatttatgatgtttattttgaaaaatagaaaaatatgtattgggttagattgaattataaaatactaGGTTAAAAGTCTAGGAAATACATATAATTGGACCTAATACAATAGTGCCCAAaatccccatcataatacatatgaggggagaCACCCTATTAGTTACTCCTTTATCCTAATTCAACCAGTAGattgatttttctattaaatagacaTTAAATGCATTCTATTAATTCAACTAGGATTTCATTTCCTCTCCCTATAAATAAATAGTATCAGTAGGGCTAAAATTACAATAAGTTGCACACAACTTTTGAGATATTGATATTCTGTCcggaaatagtgagaatttatttctaagtatacattttatttttagggGATAACAATTGTATCGATTTCTATAAGGGAGTgatttactttcctactgaaagtaagaaaattatttatgatttccGTTTGATTTGTAATTGTTTGAACTCATATTTGAAGTAGTTCGTGctacgagaatagtggagaaaGTTGTTCGATTGAAAGCGAAGAACAAAAAGGATCCATCTGGCTCAaagcataaatattattttgggaaaaaaatttattactataaatatcacaaaccgactcgattttcaaaatttttatttttccactgTGCAAGAAAACCTTTTTTGAACCGGATTTTTTTTCAAACAAGTGGCATCAAAGCCAtgttgtgctatgtttatagtataaacTGATACcaaaattttctctcttcttcatgGGTGATTAATTTTTGATAAGATATGACATTCTTATAATTATCAACATGTTTAGAGATATGCATATGAATAAgtgtatgttattattttattatttatatgataaagtaTTTTTGCCAAAGTTATGAATCGTAGAAATttgaatgtaattattattatttttggggtATGTAATTAGATTGTGGACTATCATCTTCATGTaggatttatttatattattattttagaataatttatgTGAGCCGGACATGGACATAAGTCTTATATAACCAATATTCTTTATGGAGCCTAGAGAAATGAGACGCATCCAGGCTAATCGAGATGACACAAACTCAACCCAACCAACCGGTGAAAGACCGACGATGGTTCAGCAACGGAGGCTGTTGGTGGTCTAACAATGATGGTCAACGGTGGTAGTCGATGATAGTCTAGCAATGGTGGGAGGCTGATGATGGTGATGAATGCGACAAAATAATGGTGATGATGACTTGAATCGATGCAACAACAAAAGTCCATGGTGGCAAATTAGAAGACCTAAAGTATGCTTTAGGGtgagttttgtaattttatttttttctaggatGGAATCATGGAAATTTTGGTTGGTCAAAGCCatttaaattttatgcttttatttatgATAGCACGATGATATTTATTTGACTGCAAATGTAcgttcatgcatatgtatgataaGCATGCCACATAGTTTAAGGAAATAATGCCATATGTACTTGTCACGCATTTATTAATCATTCATAATTGAAATTAGACATTAAAAACCTTACATGTTTTTAAAAGATTGAATGAGAGAAGGTCCCTAAACAAGACCTACAGCCTCTATCAATGGTCCCTTGTATTTATTAAGACCTTGTTTTGATGAAACTTATATAAAGTATTAATATTTGAGTTTAAGCCAATGTATTTAATTACTATAGTTGTTGTATTTAAGTTTATACGCCATATGTCTTGGGTATTTTACAAACTAATAATGTTTCTTTTACTTTAATAGaataacaatttaaatatgttttataactCTAACCTTGTAATAATTATTCAAAGCTTCTACTGAAGAAAGTTTTGAGTCTAACTATTTTTAAGTAGTGACACACCACTCTTGGATCATGTTATAGGGTCCGGTTTGGTGTGTTACAAATACAACACACCTCAACTTATCTTCATCGATGCACTGTAGTTCTTCAAATATCCTTCGGCTATTCTTTAGCTAATATTCAACTTTTATGGGGTCATCCCCATTCTTTCCCTTAAAATTTTCAGCCCTATGTTTTCTTATCTTCTCTAGGGGAGATCAAATGCTCCCAAGGTGATCGAAGGTcgtttagggaccaaattgtaaagtccaAACTTTTGGCTGCTCGTCGTGACTTTGTGGATTCCACATTGCAACGTCACTCTTAGACTTGTTCTCTTTGAGACCTTAAGATGGTACCACATCACGACCTTACTCACTGAGTAGGGCTCGTCACGACCTCACAATGGTACCACGTCATGACTTCAATCTTGCACTTTGAAAACTTAGGCATTTTGCTCCTATCACTTATGCAGTCTGTAACCTCCTAAACCCATCCTAGATGTTATGACCAAATTCTGAAGGCTACATTGGCCATCGGAATGGCACAAAAAAACTTCTATAATTTAAAACATACCTTAAAaccctttttcctttttattcaaaACTAGAGAACTTGGATATTTGTCCTTAtttcgcaaaaaaaaaaaacattttaatttcagAAATCATGTATCTTTGGAATTTCCTTTGTAaagataattcatttcaaaaactaaatcatattttatccaaaactTATATTCATTATCGCAGCAGAAAAAgagtgattgtaacaccccttacccgagaccatcgccggaatcgagtacgagatgtcatccaactTAGCTTACCAATTCAGAGCATAaaaaattgcttttaaaattaaatttactgttcacaacaaaactgtccacctgcgcgactgtcactaatttaattatatcttgagttacgaaacttgaaatttaaatccgtaaatttttcctgaaactagactcatataaattcttaatataaaatttttagaattttggtttagccaattagtacagtttattcattaaattctcccctgtttcactactcgacagttctgacctcttggcactaaaaa containing:
- the LOC107954710 gene encoding zinc finger CCCH domain-containing protein 3, which encodes MPDNRQVQNNAVSNETADKIEEAIMRLKINDNNQEVGVSRSASYPDRPGEPDCSYFLRTGSCGYGSNCRFNHPVYDAQNGQYREELPERIGQPDCGYFLKTGTCKYGSTCKYHHPKDRNGAGPVTFNILGLPMRQEEKSCPYYMRTGSCKFGVACKFHHPQPASPGAGLPANAVGSSILPPSGVPYVGGLPSWSLPRPPHVSGPRVQTQSYMPVVFSPSQNTIPAHGWSTYMGNMSPVSSAGILGSNFAYNLMNPAESGSTEQMLLSSTSASDFPERPDQPKCRYYMNTGTCKYGSDCKYHHPKERIANSAVNSIGPLGLPSRPGQAICSSYAMYGLCKYGPTCRFDHPYMGCPYNYGLSVPLSVLDTSLLPYQRMSPTAHLSEAPLPSKLSDLAWNTDSVSKKHQNSEIKNSDDPPPQQVTSPHSLQGSSKTSHDD